A window from Bacteroidales bacterium encodes these proteins:
- a CDS encoding PAS domain S-box protein, which translates to MISSASMADFFKVMKNELGVLVDTTNFIFALYEEKNDMLTAPFMEDEKDEIAPTWSAARSLTGYVVKQGKTVLLNKAEISKLAAESIIDIIGTPAECWLGVPLISSKKVLGVIVIQSYSDQNAFTQLGIEILETVAKQFTVYIEKKQIEEESLILSKAVVQSPVTIVITDLNGSIEYVNPKFTELTGYTLKEAFGKNPRILKSGEQSSDFYKELWDTISSGKEWHGEFHNKKKDGELFWESAIIAPIIDSNNKITHYVALKEDVTEKKRLLLELISAKDRAEHADKLKTSFLQNMSHEIRTPLNGILGFAHLLNRENITTENIRQYAHVIQTSGNRLLELINNLIDISKIESGTLEVTMKEFELNNLIYSVSDQFKPLSASKGVMLKVALEPRSKEINIISDELKIHQILTNLINNAFKFTKEGSVEVGYSLVVDKISFYVKDTGPGISEENQTKIFERFFQIDSSMTRGYEGSGLGLSICKGLVEMLKGEIWVESVLNQGTIFHFTIPLIEGKPLVISEASPEVKPVFKYKSILIAEDDEYSFLYLQEIFNNFNVLITRATNGQDAVDTCKSRKDIDLVMMDIKQKWRIASASSLTASTRNKRWK; encoded by the coding sequence ATGATTTCATCTGCATCTATGGCTGATTTCTTTAAAGTTATGAAAAATGAATTGGGAGTATTGGTAGATACAACCAACTTCATATTCGCTTTATATGAAGAAAAGAATGATATGCTTACTGCCCCTTTTATGGAGGATGAGAAAGATGAAATTGCCCCAACCTGGTCGGCAGCAAGGTCCTTAACTGGCTATGTAGTGAAGCAGGGCAAAACTGTGCTGTTGAATAAAGCTGAAATCTCTAAACTTGCAGCAGAAAGTATTATTGACATTATTGGAACCCCTGCAGAATGCTGGCTTGGGGTACCCCTGATCAGCAGTAAAAAAGTGCTTGGTGTGATTGTCATTCAGAGCTATTCCGATCAAAATGCATTCACTCAGCTCGGAATTGAAATTTTGGAAACCGTTGCAAAGCAATTCACCGTTTACATCGAGAAAAAACAGATAGAAGAAGAATCTCTCATACTTTCCAAAGCTGTAGTTCAAAGCCCGGTAACAATTGTTATTACAGATCTAAACGGATCAATTGAATATGTGAATCCAAAATTTACAGAGCTAACCGGTTATACTCTTAAGGAAGCATTTGGCAAGAATCCGAGGATATTAAAATCCGGAGAACAGTCCTCAGATTTCTATAAAGAATTATGGGATACGATATCTTCAGGAAAAGAATGGCATGGAGAATTCCACAATAAGAAAAAGGATGGTGAGCTATTTTGGGAATCTGCAATCATAGCACCTATTATCGATTCCAATAATAAAATTACACATTATGTAGCTCTTAAAGAAGATGTTACCGAAAAGAAAAGATTACTTCTTGAGCTTATTTCTGCAAAAGACAGGGCAGAGCATGCAGATAAACTGAAGACATCCTTCTTGCAGAATATGTCACATGAAATCCGCACCCCTTTAAACGGGATTCTCGGTTTTGCACATTTACTTAACAGGGAAAATATTACTACCGAAAATATCCGTCAATATGCACATGTGATTCAAACCAGTGGAAACAGGTTATTGGAACTTATAAATAATCTAATTGATATCTCCAAAATTGAATCAGGAACTTTAGAAGTCACCATGAAGGAATTTGAACTCAATAATTTAATTTATAGTGTTTCAGATCAATTTAAACCTTTGTCGGCTTCAAAAGGAGTAATGCTGAAAGTTGCATTAGAACCAAGGTCTAAAGAGATCAATATTATTTCTGATGAATTAAAAATACATCAAATTTTAACCAACTTGATAAACAACGCATTCAAGTTTACAAAAGAAGGAAGCGTTGAAGTTGGATATTCACTGGTTGTGGATAAGATTTCATTTTATGTGAAAGACACAGGCCCAGGGATTTCTGAAGAAAATCAAACGAAAATATTTGAAAGATTCTTCCAGATAGATTCCTCCATGACCAGGGGATATGAAGGTTCAGGCCTGGGATTATCTATCTGTAAAGGCCTCGTCGAAATGCTCAAAGGAGAGATATGGGTGGAATCAGTCCTTAACCAGGGGACAATATTTCATTTCACAATTCCTTTAATTGAAGGGAAACCTTTGGTAATTAGCGAAGCAAGCCCGGAAGTAAAACCGGTATTCAAATATAAAAGCATATTAATTGCTGAAGATGATGAATATAGTTTCCTCTATTTACAGGAAATCTTCAACAACTTTAATGTTCTGATTACACGGGCAACTAACGGCCAGGATGCAGTCGATACATGTAAATCCAGAAAGGATATTGACCTGGTTATGATGGATATCAAGCAAAAATGGCGCATCGCCTCTGCCTCATCGCTCACTGCATCCACCAGAAACAAGCGCTGGAAGTAG
- a CDS encoding SH3-like domain-containing protein produces MKNKKNIIFAILILAGIFLITIPFWNTGKKLTVSDPLAEGIHQVEVQSVTQTTKYTYLLVEEGKSEYWIAISRQDISEGVTLYFSNALEMKNFASKELGKTFDKVYFVQQVSESPDMLGKPQPGSMSDNAMPQGATPPRKQPETRRTDIQVEKVKGGVSIAELYEFHPRYAGKSIKVKGQVTHFSSQIMGKNWVHIQDGSEFAGNFDLALSTQDSVTIGSTVVFSGIVRLNKDFGSGYFYKILIEDAIVVK; encoded by the coding sequence ATGAAAAATAAAAAAAATATAATTTTTGCCATTCTTATCCTGGCGGGTATATTCCTGATTACTATTCCTTTTTGGAATACAGGGAAAAAATTAACTGTTTCTGATCCTCTTGCTGAAGGAATCCATCAGGTTGAAGTACAAAGTGTTACACAAACTACTAAGTATACTTACCTGCTTGTTGAAGAGGGGAAGTCGGAGTATTGGATTGCTATTTCCAGACAGGATATTTCTGAAGGAGTCACACTCTATTTTTCCAATGCTTTGGAAATGAAGAATTTTGCAAGTAAAGAGTTGGGGAAAACATTTGACAAGGTTTATTTTGTCCAGCAGGTAAGTGAAAGCCCTGATATGCTTGGGAAGCCCCAACCGGGATCTATGTCTGATAACGCTATGCCACAGGGGGCAACTCCGCCTCGGAAACAACCAGAGACCCGAAGGACTGATATCCAGGTTGAAAAGGTAAAAGGTGGTGTTAGTATTGCGGAATTATACGAATTCCATCCCAGGTATGCCGGGAAAAGTATCAAGGTCAAAGGTCAGGTAACCCATTTCAGTTCTCAAATAATGGGTAAAAACTGGGTGCACATTCAAGATGGGAGCGAATTTGCCGGGAATTTTGATCTTGCCCTTTCTACCCAGGACAGTGTGACAATTGGCAGTACAGTAGTTTTCTCCGGAATTGTCAGGTTGAATAAGGACTTTGGTTCTGGTTATTTTTATAAGATATTGATTGAGGATGCCATTGTAGTAAAATGA